The following proteins are encoded in a genomic region of Necator americanus strain Aroian chromosome II, whole genome shotgun sequence:
- a CDS encoding hypothetical protein (NECATOR_CHRII.G7185.T1) — protein sequence MFRLAVLCSVVALVASQNSRFGNNFFPLTSNQNPLPCGFSCTRQARFAVNIDNQMTTATCTANADPRDRCSGCCQARALAAGLKTTDAAGFPSTMGNDCVCCFYQVCRG from the exons ATGTTCCGACTAGCGGTTCTGTGCTCTGTCGTAGCTCTCGTCGCTTCCCAAAATAGCAGATttggaaacaattttttccctttaacCTCAAACCAAAATCCCTTGCCTTGCGGTTTTT cATGCACAAGGCAGGCCCGGTTTGCCGTAAACATTGACAACCAGATGACGACCGCTACATGCACAGCTAACGCTGACCCACGAGATCGCTGTAGCGGATGCTGCCAAGCTCGTGCTCTTGCTGCCGGTTTGAAAACA ACTGACGCTGCCGGCTTCCCATCTACTATGGGGAACGATTGTGTGTGCTGCTTTTACCAAGTCT
- a CDS encoding hypothetical protein (NECATOR_CHRII.G7184.T3): MQTVILVILALSYLCTLSFLVDDIVYQKEHGLTEMMRCMGADTFVIWLSWIISTLPQATLVNIINTSFLFYNGAIFRLTSVSVVFVLLMIYAFSVIAMAFFLSSLYSHARMATASSAIIFFVCTMPCTYLAIREQSTFRASPDWMIGLASVVPPSAFGAAVKVLLSAERSGLSVSWSTLFGVFGQNKSIFSVGFLMIILLLESILYFVLALYINKVCPGQHGIPSSWCFPIKIIAEKSSKYEASVEPVHSQMGSTENADDSDGAKASIRLTGVSKKYSSQGARELAVNNLTLNFYQDEITSLLGENGAGKSTIIRMISGDMAPTTGFITVGGKNILGSERVHVGICPQHNVLFPSLTVGEHLRFYAALKNPILSQKEITSIVDEMVYDLHLVDKYNALASTLSGGMQRRLCIGIAFIAGSKTVILDEPTAGVDPFARRAIWDLVLKYKENHTIIVATHFLDEADILSDRIAIISEGILKAAGSPLALKHEYGDGYKLSVSLSDDSKALSDCQKWLESFDGKIVLLDFYGSHAEIGLPDWTNAQLVQMLAAMEDSLTDENFPIVAYSMNDSTLEEIFVKLIGRPSRRGLKATFENILEGDSSASSEPYFDFSAFEKHPSKSAARIWQHITALLKKRMKYASRSWRTLFSQLVIPVLFVVLGMGVALPAISHSNSPPIEISTAQFVNITMSEILVPYQDFVAMPTYPYSNLTSQDKYLIDSGAAVTQLFNPAGPGSVCAVRDTSLTWLDANQANTSEEILLRLVDLRYFDGHCFFLSCTACTRSGSLFQFKVPDNRDSSDASCRCEKWKFVEACDAFPQTNVTAFGLSGSVPYDVSGFDISAWTKGFSKNASFGFGGLGLGFQNPNVPFDYGVGKHRLLRKLAVRHVTKVLFDNRAFHSQPIYLNLWHNTLLRAAIRRSGANVNPGAYAIRLTNHPLPSDKIMFSVEQILQNNDVLIAMFIVIALIFVPTSFVFLLVSERSSSALHLQHMAGFSPFLYWTTNYICDVLMYMFTASCTLLVIYVLGTSVYSSLATIQAFAVLMTLFGISSIPSVYMFSFGFSAASTAYIVLIMGSLFLSMFLLFTSFCLQLFGVDSKTLAAADGVTRYIFAIFPPFAFGRGMLDSALNVYYNNFYAFAGQWWNITSALGSGILSKYIGAMSLTAVISGIATIFFANVAKMPKCRQADALPIDQHDGEDNVLEERRRVRHVDSTEQNILTVDSLEVCYRRSMFSKPTHAVRNVSWGVRRGECFGLIGVNGAGKTSTFRVLCGLQTPDRGVVLLGNTIIEPGTDAFTRIGYCPQSDALYQELTVREHLEMLGSIHGYTSSSIHLVVQLLLDVFDIAQYANTKCHALSGGTKRKLSMAQALVGNPEILLLDEPTTGMDPKSRLLIWEAVDRFVRGGRSVVLTTHSMPESEALCRNLAIMVNGAIRCIGTPLFIKNKYGTGYNVRLRLHTCSEQERLSAVTRLKEGIPTALLLEAHASILHFEVPPPYALWKIFHFISTSMDDLVQEFSVSQNSLDQAFVSFVREQTDPGGEMRRTLTASVDDVCAVANPTSVDVDVRTPYSPSPPSSLQSSRIWDIKHISSHLLSLSFVI, encoded by the exons ATGCAGACAGTGATTCTAGTTATTTTGGCACTCTCGTATCTTTGCACATTGTCGTTTCTGGTGGACGACATTGTTTATCAGAAGGAGCACGGCCTTACTGAA ATGATGCGTTGCATGGGCGCCGACACTTTCGTAATATGGCTCTCGTGGATTATTTCAACTCTTCCTCAG GCTACCTTGGTCAATATCATCAACACCTCCTTTTTATTCTACAATGGTGCCATCTTTCGCCTTACTAGCGTCTCCGTGGTTTTCGTTCTGCTTATGATTTACGCATTCTCCGTCATAGCAATGGCCTTTTTCCTTTCGTCTTT GTACTCGCATGCTAGAATGGCCACAGCGAGCTCTGCCATCATCTTCTTCGTTTGCACCATGCCTTGTACCTATCTTGCGATTCGAGAACAGTCCACATTTCGGGCGTCGCCGGACTGGATGATTGGG CTCGCATCTGTCGTCCCTCCATCTGCCTTTGGAGCAGCAGTGAAAGTTCTCCTTTCTGCTGAGCGATCAG GTCTGAGTGTTAGCTGGTCGACGCTGTTCGGCGTCTTCGGGCAAAACAAAAGCATCTTTAGCGTGGGGTTTCTGATGATCATACTACTACTCGAGAGTATTCTGTATTTTGTACTTGCTTTGTATATTAATAAA GTGTGTCCTGGGCAACATGGTATTCCATCAAGCTGGTGTTTCCCAATCAAGATCATTGCGGAAAAATCTTCCAAATATGAAGCTTCAGTAGAGCCCGTGCATTCGCAAATGGGGTCTACTGAGAACGCAGA CGATTCTGACGGTGCGAAAGCCAGCATTCGACTCACCGGTGTCTCCAAGAAATATTCGAGTCAAGGAGCTAGAGAACTAGCTGTGAACAACCTGACATTAAATTTCTACCAG GATGAGATCACTTCATTGTTAGGCGAGAACGGAGCGGGGAAGTCAACAATTATAAGGATGATTAGTGGGGATATGGCTCCCACCACTgg CTTCATCACTGTTGGTGGGAAAAACATCTTGGGATCAGAGCGTGTGCATGTCGGTATTTGTCCTCAACACAATGTCTTGTTTCCAAGCCTAACTGTTGGCGAACATTTGCGGTTCTATGCTGCTCTCAAAAATCCGATCCTTTCGCAG AAAGAAATAACCAGTATCGTCGACGAAATGGTTTATGACCTTCACCTCGTGGATAAGTACAATGCCTTGGCATCCACTCTTTCCGGTGGCATGCAACGGCGACTTTGTATAGGGATTGCATTCATTGCGG GATCGAAAACGGTGATTTTGGATGAACCGACGGCTGGTGTCGATCCTTTTGCTAGACGTGCTATATGGGATCTTGTGCTCAAGTATAAAGAGAATCATACCATCATAGTTGCTACTCACTTTCTGGATGAGGCTGATATCCTCAGTGATCGCATAGCCATTATATCCGAG GGTATTCTCAAGGCTGCGGGATCTCCTTTAGCGCTGAAACACGAGTACGGAGATGGATACAAACTCTCAGTTTCTTTGAGCGACGACAG TAAGGCACTCAGCGACTGCCAGAAATGGCTGGAGAGCTTCGACGGAAAAATAGTGCTTCTAGATTTCTACGGCTCTCATGCAGAAATCGGACTTCCTGATTGGACAAATGCCCAG TTAGTGCAGATGCTCGCCGCGATGGAGGACTCGCTCACCGATGAAAATTTCCCAATTGTGGCCTATTCTATGAATGATTCTACACTAGAGGAG atttttgtaaaattgatAGGTAGACCAAGTAGAAGAGGCCTAAAAGCAACTTTCGAGAACATCCTGGAAGGAGATTCCTCAGCCAGCTCGGA GCCTTACTTCGATTTCTCAGCATTTGAGAAGCATCCATCCAAAAGTGCTGCGCGTATATGGCAACATATTACAGCATTGCTAAAAAAGCGAATGAAATATGCCTCTCGAAGTTGGAGGACTTTGTTCTCACAGCTAGTGATTCCAG TTTTGTTCGTGGTGCTGGGGATGGGAGTTGCGCTCCCAGCCATCTCGCATTCGAATTCTCCTCCAATTGAAATATCTACCGCCCAATTTGTCAATATAACAATGTCCGAGATTTTGGTTCCGTATCAAGATTTTGTTGCGATGCCGACTTATCCTTACTCAAACCTGACGTCTCAAGATAAG TACTTGATAGATTCGGGAGCTGCAGTTACTCAGCTTTTCAACCCAGCTGGTCCAGGATCTGTGTGTGCTGTCAGAGACACCTCTTTGACGTGGCTCGATGCGAATCAGGCGAATACGtcagaagaaattcttttgagACTAGTCGACCTG agATATTTCGATGGACACTGCTTCTTCCTATCATGCACAGCCTGCACTCGATCGGGCAGTTTATTTCAGTTCAAAGTTCCTGATAATCGTG ACTCGTCGGACGCTTCTTGCCGCTGTGAGAAGTGGAAATTTGTGGAAGCATGTGACGCATTTCCTCAAACGAACGTAACGGCATTTGGGCTTAGTGGGTCCGTTCCCTACGACGTGTCTGGATTTGACATATCTGCATGGACTAAAGGATTTTCGAAGAACGCTAGCTTTGG GTTTGGTGGTCTCGGTTTGGGGTTCCAAAATCCGAACGTTCCATTTGATTACGGAGTAGGAAAACACAGGCTCTTGCGCAAACTAGCAGTTAGGCACGTGACAAAG GTTCTGTTTGACAACCGTGCTTTCCATTCTCAGCCCATCTATTTGAACCTCTGGCACAACACATTGCTGAGAGCAGCGATACGTCGAAGCGGTGCGAATGTTAATCCGGGAGCGTACGCAATAAGACTCACCAATCATCCTCTTCCTTCTGATAAAATTATGTTCAGTGTAGAACAAAT TTTGCAAAACAACGATGTCTTAATTGCCATGTTCATTGTTATTGCACTAATTTTCGTCCccacttcttttgttttcctgttgGTTTCGGAACGTTCATCATCAGCACTTCATCTTCAG CACATGGCCggattttcaccttttttataCTGGACAACGAATTACATTTGTGATGTCTTAATGTACATGTTCACTGCTTCGTGCACATTACTAGTTATTTA TGTTCTCGGTACTTCTGTTTACTCGTCTTTAGCAACCATTCAAGCATTTGCTGTTCTAATGACCCTTTTCGGAATCTCATCAATTCCTTCGGTCTATATG ttttctttcggATTTTCTGCTGCATCAACAGCATACATAGTGCTCATTATGGGTTCCTTATTCTTATCGATGTTCCTGCTCTTTACGTCATTTTGCTTACAG TTATTTGGAGTAGATTCCAAGACCTTGGCTGCGGCAGACGGTGTGACACGATACATCTTTGCCATCTTCCCTCCGTTCGCTTTCGGTCGTGGTATGCTTGATTCGGCTCTTAATGTGTATTACAACAA TTTCTATGCATTTGCTGGGCAATGGTGGAACATCACCTCCGCGTTGGGAAGTGGAATCTTATCCAAGTACATTGGTGCAATGTCTCTGACTGCAGTGATTTCGGGCATTGCTACAATCTTCTTTgcaaatgttgcaaaaat GCCAAAATGTCGGCAAGCCGATGCTCTTCCCATTGATCAGCACGATGGCGAAGACAATGTTTTGGAAGAAAGAAGGCGTGTACGTCATGTAGATTCCACCGAACAGAACATATTAACAGTAGATTCACTCGAAGTG tGCTACAGACGTTCCATGTTTTCTAAACCCACTCATGCAGTGCGGAATGTCTCATGGGGAGTTCGGCGCGGAGAATGCTTTGGACTAATTG GTGTCAATGGAGCAGGCAAAACAAGCACATTCCGTGTTTTGTGCGGGTTGCAGACCCCGGATCGTGGAGTGGTTCTTCTAGGAAACACTATAATTGAACCTGG CACGGATGCATTCACTCGCATTGGTTATTGCCCGCAATCAGATGCTTTGTATCAAGAACTAACTGTGCGGGAACATCTGGAAATGCTTGGCAGTATCCACGGTTATACCTCCTCGTCTATTCATTTA GTTGTTCAACTCCTTCTGGATGTATTTGACATCGCGCAGTATGCTAATACGAAATGTCATGCACTAAGTGGCGGAACAAAG AGGAAGCTTTCGATGGCTCAAGCGCTCGTTGGTAATcctgaaattcttcttcttgacGAGCCAACTACAGGAATGGATCCTAAGAGCCGTTTGCTTATTTGGGAG GCGGTGGACCGATTTGTAAGAGGAGGAAGAAGCGTAGTGTTGACGACTCACTCGATGCCCGAAAGTGAGGCTCTATGCAGAAATTTAGCAATTATGGTCAACGGTGCGATAAGATGCATTG GCACACCTTTGTTCATTAAAAATAAGTACGGCACGGGTTACAATGTACGCCTTCGTCTACACACTTGCAGCGAGCAAGAAAGGCTCTCAGCGGTGACAAGATTGAAAGAGGGCATACCTACAGCATTGCTACTG GAAGCACATGCGTCTATATTACACTTCGAAGTCCCACCGCCTTATGCTCTCTGGAAGattttccacttcatttcGACAAGCATGGATGATCTCGTACAAGAGTTCTCG GTCTCTCAGAACAGTCTTGATCAAGCGTTCGTAAGCTTCGTGAGAGAGCAGACGGATCCTGGAGGAGAGATGCGTCGTACTCTCACCGCTTCAGTTGACGATGTTTGCGCCGTAGCTAATCCCACTTCAGTCGACGTGGACGTAAGAACACCATATTCACCCTCACCTCCGTCATCTCTCCAGAGCAGCCGG ATATGGGACATTAAACATATCTCAAGTCATCTTCTTTCATTAAGCTTCgtaatttaa